The window CATTTCTACTAACATCGCAATGGCTTCCTTATCTATATAAAACTGATCTCCAGCTTTAAAGCCATCTTCCTTTAAGTTGTCATCCATAGCGAGTAATTTACCATCTAAATCTATAATATACTGCGTTTCAAATATATCTTTGTGTGCGGTAGTCCAATTTAGTTGCTCCCCTACCTTATCAATGGCTGATGAATCTCCTGCAATGATCTTCTTAACATCATCAGGTTGGATCAATCCAGTAGTAATATTTGCACACCCATAAGCTTCAATACCAGCTGCCTTATAAAGTTCGTCATACGCAGTATTATATGTAGCAACCGAAGTGATTAACAGCATAGAAGCAATGATTCCAACAATAATCATCCCTAAATGCACTGTTAGGGTATTTTTCATTTTAAATTCTCTCCTGTCTAACTTTCCATAAAACTTATATACACATTTATACCATAAAAAGAGGTAAAAAAGATACAGTTTTATAAATGGAAATAACACGAATATGTGACTAATTTACTTCCAAGTTATATCCTTTAGACTTAGTTATTTTTGTTAGTTATCGAAATATTGTTTACAGAAATATATTGTAACGTTTTGTAACATTAATTAGAACTTTCTTTAAGATAACGAAATTATTGGACTTAGTGAGTTTATAATGAGAAAGTCTGTAATATTATTGTTACACAACTGTAAAGTTACTTTAGTTTAAAAGGTGATAGTATGGGTATAGAGAAATTTTCAGAAAACATATTAAATCGAATTTTTCAATACACATCTTGGAGGAACATAAATTTTGACTTCATTGTTTAAGAAAATCATCACAATCTTTAGTTTAACTGTAGTTTTAGCCGCGGGAACATTTGCAGGAAATACAGAAGCAGCAAGCACTGTAGCATCCAATGAAATAGTATCAAGTGCGAAAAGTTTAGTAGGAATTAAATATCGTTATGGTGGAACAACGAAGACAGGTTTTGATTGTTCAGGTTATATCGGATACGTTTATAAAAGTAAAGGAATTTACTTAGCAAGAACTGCAGCAGGAATGTACAACTCAGGAAAAACGGTAAATAAAGCAAATTTAGCTGTGGGAGACTTAGTTTTCTTCAATACATCTGGTAAAGGCGTATCACATGTTGGAATGTACATAGGTAGCGGTAAATTCATCCATGCTTCAACATCTAAAGGCGTTCGCGTCGATAAATTAAATGACCCTTATTACTGGGGTAAAAAATACGTTGGTGCTAAAAGAGTAGCGACGGTAACAGTAGCAAACAAATAATCCTAAATTATCAACCGTTTCAGCAATGCGCTGAAACGGTTTTTTTAAAAGATAAGAAAGTATATAAAAGTGTCTTGTGAATATTGGGTTCATGAGACTTTAAAGAATGAATAATACAAAAATGCACTAACCTGTTTCTAAGAGTTATAGAAGGGCGACGGACAGACAAATACCATAAAATTACAAGAAGAGACAGGCGCGACGGACGTCACGACCAGCCTCTTTAAAAATACACTCGGTAATAATGTAGCGACCTGTCTGTCCGAAGCACTTCGAAAACGATAGAAATAGATTTTGAACGTAAAGGACTGGGCATCTTTTTTTTTCGTTTTTTTTTTTAAAATACCAAATAGAAAATGCGAGGGTGATTTTATGAAAATTGTTATTAGTCCTGATTCCTTTAAGGGTTCTTTATCTGCTTTAGAAGCAGCTCATGAGATTGATAATGCCATCAAAGAAATTAATCCGTCCATCGAAACTGTATTACTTCCTATTGCAGATGGGGGTGAGGGGACGCTCGAAACACTTATTTCGGCAACGGGCGGAAGTACTATCCAAGCCGAGGTACATGATCC is drawn from Psychrobacillus sp. INOP01 and contains these coding sequences:
- a CDS encoding C40 family peptidase codes for the protein MTSLFKKIITIFSLTVVLAAGTFAGNTEAASTVASNEIVSSAKSLVGIKYRYGGTTKTGFDCSGYIGYVYKSKGIYLARTAAGMYNSGKTVNKANLAVGDLVFFNTSGKGVSHVGMYIGSGKFIHASTSKGVRVDKLNDPYYWGKKYVGAKRVATVTVANK